Genomic segment of Apium graveolens cultivar Ventura chromosome 7, ASM990537v1, whole genome shotgun sequence:
TATGGGGGAATATTAGTGACTTATCATACTCTTCATGTGAATATTATGAACAAGACTGTCTTGGCTGATAAACAAAATAATTAGTCATataaaagaaaattttcagaaattgaatATTTGATAATCCAATAAACAACATTGGCTTTTACAAACTTGACAATCCTTGTGGTGTACTTGGCAGCCTAAACTAGAAGCTTTGCAAGGAAATTTCAAGGAAGGGTTAATGCTGGGGAATTCTCATAACCTGTGATGCCCATTATCCTTATACGTGTATTTGGCTGCACAGATGAAGTAACATGCATTTCTGAGTTTCGAGATAATTCTATTAGATATATATATTTCATTGAATCATAGGATGAGGTTCATACCTGTCGGTGACCAATGTTCCGTCTGTAGTTCTTCTTCTTCTTGTACTTGTAGACAATTACTTTATCATTCAGTCCCTATATAGGATCAAGAAGAGTAAGTAAAAGCAAGGAGCAAACTGCAGTAGAGCAAATTACATAATATGGTATAAACTCATGAGAACATACCTGCTCTTCAACTACAGCATGCACAGCAGCATTAGGTACCACAGGCTGTCCTAGGTACGTGCTAGTCTTTGTTCCAACCAGCAACACCTTGTTCAAAATGACCTACACGCGTAATAATGGAGTAAGGCAACAATACAACAATAATATTAGCAAATAGAGTTCGACTAGGTTAAATGAGATATCATGGGTGCCCGAACAAAACTCTAGTAATCTAAGAAGCAGCATTGACCAAGTCAAACCAGAGAATTTCAATTAAAATTTCACAAAAATTTAGTACTTTTTGACTTTTGGATTCTAACTAAAACAAACATACAAATTGCACATTCTCCTCCAATTGCATCCAGGGTGGACTTAAGCTGAATATTGTAATTTCACGACTTTGCGgcaattataaattaatacaaGTGTTTACATAGCCAACACTTCTGCCTCATATATGAAGATACGCTGAAATATCTTAAAACTGTTCAGATATATCAATTACTTTAACCTTCTTTGGATTGAGAGGCATGATTGATTACAGTTTGGGAAACTATGAGCTGTACTAGTGCAATTTTGGATATGACATACTAACTTAGACCAAGCAGAAACAAGAGAGAGGCAAGGAGTTTAATTATTTGGTTGGAGATTTATGGCAGGTACCCTACAAGAATTCCCCTAGTACTCTCATAATACCCTTAAGCATAGGCCATAGGTTCAACAAGGGCAATATATCTGTTTTAATGATACATGCTGAACCAATCATTCAATAAAGCCTTACTCTTTGAAACTGGATTCCGTGCTAGGAACTAATTACAACTTCTTTGTAAGACTTGGTTTCCAGTTTTCTAGGGTCTCAAATTTGCATAATACTATGTTTTCTGACTTCTCTGTTCACAGCAATAAACTTTTCCACATTAACTTTGTTCTTTTAGGAAGTTCATGGACGTGTTTAATATGTTGAATTCCCATTTAACGATATACTTTAAAAGTATTTCCACCAATTCATTTATTTTTACTTATTTGTTAGTAACAAGGAAAACTTATGTATTTCCCTCCCAAAATTTAGGCTTTAGGGGTCGCATCTGATATGAATTGTAGTAAATACAAAAACTACGGGTTCCTCTATGATATATACTACATAGTCTGTTAAGCTTGTCAAAAATATAATCCTCTCTTAAAGCAAGTATATAATAGACTCAGCAAACATCTCCACATTAGACCTTTAAACATGTCTTTGCACCAAAAGTTTACAAACAAGCAGATGTTTTATGTCAGTAGTCAGCCTCCGTGCACCATCAGTAATGAATTTTAATGTAAATATGTTATCCTCAGTTTAGAGCAATGAAATTTCTTGGAGATTCAGACTTTGCAGAAGATTTGGATATATATGTTGCAGTACAAAGGATTTTAACAATAGATAGCCAAATTTTGATACTTTTATAACTGCAAGCGGTGGTAGTAGTAGACCACAAAAGAATATTCAGCCTGGCTACTGAAAATTTCGGAGTTCTAAAAGAACTTCTAATACATTATAAACTGTGTCCGGCAGATGCTCACAGCAAAGCAATTTATATAATTGACCAGAGTACATCAGTTTAACGGTAATGGTGTGACAATCACACCATATATGACAATCTATCTTTATCGTAGTATCATAAAAACGATGATATATTATCCATTCTCTAGAGTATGAATTAGCATTGATAACATTATATTCCTACTAGTCCGCCAACAATTACTACAAAATTATTTCTGATATTGTCCGTTCCTTGTATACTGTAAAAATGTTGGATTTAAGAAATTAACAATCTTTATATATTAATGACAAGTAGATGACTTAAGTTCAGTGCTCAACAATATAGGAAGAAACAGAGCATTTACAACCATACAGAATTGCTTACTTTATCATTTACATTTGCTCCTTTTAGCCTTTGAGTATAAAGAAATCTCCCTGGGAAAACAATATATTGTCGACCCCCGATCTATAAAAGAACAATGAATATGTTGAATCACATCGAAATATAGGAAGAAAAAGTTAAAAGAAGCACTTCAACAAAACAAAGTTTTACAACATCAATGTGTCACATATAGGGAAAAGGAACCAAAAGAACGAATCCTATAGGGGATGAAATACAAACTGTACCCATATATCAGACTATAAGAAACATATGCAAATTCTTAAGCTAGAACTCTAAAATAGGGTGAGGAATAAACGAAAAAATCCCTGTATGAATAAATTTGTAAAATCTTACAGTACTTCCTCAGGTGCTCTGCATTCAACGCCCTTGGTAATGTTTGTCATTCAACAGAACCAGACATTTCTCAAATTACACTAAACAATTGAGGTGGCAATGGCCGACATCAATTTCCAATTCAATTACATATGCAAAACCGGAAAAATGACACTGACACAGCTCAATTCACTCCAATatccaaaacaacacatttttgTCATATTCATGTAATAGAAAACCACATTGATGAACTTACTAACACGATCGAAATCCCAATTACCTTTACTAATAACACATTATTCAGCATCCTAATTTAAACAACAAACAACACATCTTCATTACAATTCATATTAACAGTACAAATAACACTACAATAATTTAGCACAAAACATCAAAAAATCACAAATTTAAAACACACCCAAATGCTCaaaacacattaaaatcaaatcctTTTACAAAACAAATTCAAGACTCACCATAACATAACTCAGCACAAAACATCGAAAAATCACAAATTTAAAACACCCAAATGCTCAAAACACATAAAAATCAAAACTTTCACCAACCCAAATTCAAGACTCACCATAACATAATTCAGCACAAACCATCAAAAAATCACAAATTTTAAATACCCAAATGCTCAAACCACATAAACATCAAATCTTTATCCAACCCAAAATCAAGACTCACCATAACAACAGCAAAGACACCTTCTTTCTTGGCCTCATCACTTGATTCTTCAACAACCTGACTTTCCACAACCTGGGCCTCCTCCAATTCGGGTCCTGACCCGGTTTCTGGCCCGGATTCAGACTCAACAACAGCAGAAGAGTCAGTTTGGGAGAGTCTAGTGACAAATGAGAATGTGGGTTTGAGAGAAGTGGAGAGAGTGAGAGAAGAGAAATGGTGAGAGAGAAAGTTGCAGGTAGGtttagagagagaaagagaaagtgGGTTTTGCTTGGGAGAGGAGAGAGAGTAAGAAGAAGAGGAGAGAGATGAGGGAGAGAGAGTGAGTGCCATGGTTTTCAAGAAAATGGTGGGAGAGATTCTCAGTTTTTTTTTGCTGCTTTATCCTATCCTCTTTGCTTCCCTTTTTATactcttttttctttttatttttttaaaaatatatatatatataattattgtttttataaagaaaatattcatatttggtacttTTTTAATAAACAACAATGGATTTATAACAAGTTAAAAGATCTTCTATACAATTGAGATAATTGTGTTAGTAATCTAATTGCAAGTTTATAACTCAACGATTACATAAATTTGATAACTTTCTATCTTTAGGTTGAGTTTTTTATTATTtctaattatgaaaatattttattttcaagTTCAAATTGTGGTGAATCATCTCGGATATTAAGTCTATTTTTTGGAACATAATCATTATTTTGGAGTCTAATAGAGTAATGTTTTTCGTGAGTGATGGACTGTTTTTCATGAACGCTGCTTTCCTGAATGAGAGACAATTTTTTTTAATCATCTTAGAATTCGGCTTGAATCGACTCGATTACAATATTATTGTATCATATAATTATTAAACTCCCAAGAACAATATGTACATCACATCAATTTTATGTTATGACTAAGGTCTAAGCTTAACAAAATTTCTCTCAAATTACAAAATAGAAGGATTCAAAAAACAAGCAACACTACAGAAGATACAAACTCTGAGCATTCCCAGTGTCAACTCTTAACCAAGCAATTGAGTAGCCAAAACTGAAAAACTTAAAATGCAATGTTGATACCATATGCTCGTTTGACTTATcttataagtaacttataagttaAAAACGGTATCTAATTCTAAGTCACAAGTGACAGCAAAACAGGAGTATAGAGGGTATTGTTGATTGGCATCTTCAACTTTCTTCAACTTTCAAATTTTTCAGTATATGCATCTGCTTGTTTCAAGTATCAGCTGAGGCACTAGCATCTTCTGGTTTTCCAGGGGCTTGTTCTACTTTTAAAGAGTCGAGAGCTCCTTCGAGACCTGTGGAGTCTGTAGCTCCTAAAGCTTCAGCTAAGTTGAAGTTAAGATTGCCTCTCATGGTTCTGCTTCCAATCCCAGCTCCTGCTTCTGCACCCTTCTTCATCATTGCAACAAACTCATTGTAATCAATGCGTCCGTCCTGCACAAGACAAAAAGAAAAATCATCCGCGTCACATTACCAATTTCTGCTGAAGTGTTCATAAACAGAACTTATTAAACTGTCACAGTTAGAATCAGGGAAATATTATAGTCAATTTTGAAAGTTCCCCTTCGAACCTTAAAAGTTTAGTACACGTTTAGTTCCAACTTTACGAGTAATTATAGAAGTACTATACAAGTGTAATCTGAATGCATAACTAATCTGCTAAGTACTGCAATGACATGAGCAGTGATAAACTACAGTACTCTTACACAACTCGACATTCATAACTAACATGGAGTACTTTTTTACCATATGTGTTACCTTCCAATGAGTCCTCGGCTTTTTACAATGCTTTGTTACAGTCTATACTTCCAGAAAGATTAAAAATCCCAGAGTTTTCATGTTGTAAATGTTAGTGTACCATGACAAAGACCTTAAAGAGTATCGATAAATAATTAACTTATATGCTCATAAACTGACACTATTCCAACTAGAAATCTGTTTTGTAAAGATTCATAAATTAGAGTTAGTACTAATATGGAAGGAAGCTCTTACATTATCTTGATCAACTTCCTTAATCATCTCGTCCAGTTTAACATCACCAAGACCAAAATCTTTGCATGCCTGTTGCAGCTCGTCAATGGTTATGTAACCACTACCATCCTTGTCAAAGAAAGCGAATGCTCTGACCAAGTTCTCCTCCCTCTCCATCTTATTTATGTGCAAGGTTGCAGCGAGAAATTCACCATAGTCAATTGTGCCACTGTTATCAATATCAGCCTGCCAAGCAGACATTTAGGTTTATAAATTTTAAATGATTGATCATTTAGAAATATTTTCGTTTAAGAAAAAAGGTGCATAATTAGAAAATAAGATGTACCGCGTTCATAAGATCCTGGATCTCAGACTCCATTAGATTAGAGCCCACTCTTTTTAACCCGTTCTGCAGCTCCTCAAATGTTATAGTTCCACTGTTATCAGTGTCTATCATTTTGAATAATTGCTTTAAACCACCGATTTCTTCTTCAGAAAGACTTTCTGCTATAACCTGAAAATAGTATGTTAGTCGAAGAATCATGTGACATTACATATGTTCCTTTATACATTGGCTGAAAAGGTTCCATTCCAGACTTGAGTCATAAGAGATTATTTTGGCTTAGCACTCGTAGTGCTTAACAGAGGCAGGCAAATTAAAATTATGATATCAGTTCCTGTACATGAGCTACATACACCTAGCAAACAGATGAGTGCATAACATGCAATTATGAATAAGAACGGATTCTATCAACCAGACGCATAGTTTAACAACAAGCTAATTGATGGAAAAACCTTGTCTGTATAGTACTGAAACTACACCATTAGTGCCTGTGCTTTGTGACTGTCTTTATTGCATCCAAAAGCTTACTTTAAAAAGACTTTAATTTTTGCATATTATAATATTTTGAGTAACGTTTATAATTTTCTTGCTTAACATCATGATCAGAGCTTAAATTTCAGTAGGTTTAGGCAATTGGATATGGTTTTAGTTGTTCAGTTAGCTCCAGCATGGTTCGTTAAGAAGTTATATGTCCAAGCTCGAGTCAGATTCAAACCACTACAATTTATGTACTATAGTCATCAGCATCCAAGTCAAATCTGTGTGTTCATTCTTGCTTCTTGAATTCTTAATCATATAACATGCTCTATCACATACTAatagggttaaatatcaaagtggtcactcaactgtAGGTCATATATCAGCTTAATCATCAaacttaacggggtatcatttgaatcaattaagtcataataaatatcaaacaaagaactcaaaatatgtgctcgagaaCCAAGTCATAATAACTGTAAAGCTTGATATCTTAGCACAAAATGCACAACTTGCTAATTATTCACAGAGTATCTTGCCATGATAAAAATTGATTTAAATCTAAATCTATAATAGATATAGAATATTTACTGCAAATGTAATCAGAAGGTTTATGCAAAGGTGACCATACACGCAAAGCCATCTTTTTCAGTTTGTTCATAGCTGAGAACTGCTTCAACCGTGACAGAACTGCAGAGTCCAAAGGCTTGTCTGGGGCAATGTCATCCACGATCCACGGATGGCCTGATATAGAATTCAGTTGCAAGTTCATGAATCACATCAAGACAAAAGAGTTTCTACATAAATCTTACGAAAGTGTACTAACTATCAAGCATATCAATGGCTCACATAAGACTTCATGAGCAGTTATTCTCTGTTTAGGAGACCTGTCAAGCATCTTCCTTATTAGATCTTTTGCACCATCTGAAATCGATGGCCATGGTTCAGATTTAAAATCTATATTTCCTTTCAAAATTGCTCTGAAGATTCCAGAGTCGGTTTCTGCCAAAAATTATAAGAACAAAGAGGAATAACATCAACTGCCACAATTACTACACACAGGTAAAAACTCTTAAGCTCAACATGTGATACTTTAACTCCTAATACCTGCCCAGAAGGGAGGAACTCCACATAGTAAAATATATAGAATAACGCCAGCACTCCATACGTCAACTTCAGGTCCATAATATTTATGCAACACCTCAGGCGCAACATAATAAGGACTTCCAACAACTTCTGTAAGGTAATGACCTGGTTGCAAAAAAAATAGCAagtaataattaatttattatgtCTTTCCTAGCAATAAAAGAACTCAGATCACAGATTAAGATGGATCATGTTACACTAAATCGTCAATTTGAATCAGATAGACGGGAACTTAACAAAAGTTCTGTTTCTATTTCTGTGAAATAGAAACATTACTCTATGAGCAATGGTTTTTTCATATCACCATTACTCTGAACTAAAGCATGGTCGCTTTTGAATTCAAGCAACTTATGTAGGATGCCTTTCATTTGATAAGCTACAAATGAATTACAATGTGCTAGTGTAGCTTTACTGCATTACCTAGCCTGATTTACCTTGTTCCAGTGTAATCAAGTTGCATCGCTAAATATAGAATAACTAGTTTAAATGTAATCTTTGAGCATAAGCCACCAGCTCATAAACTATACATTTCTGCCAATAGAGATggaaaacaaatcatttttccgCAAAACTTCATACAGAGAATCAAGACATGAGCATCGATTTTGATGTCCACAATAACAAATTAATTCTACAAACAAATTAGATGCAAGTCATTGTTAGAATATAGATCCGGTTGGGCCTTTCTCTAaaaccttaaggttttagatgagccgGTTCTTTAACATGGTATCattaacatggtatcagagctcagaCTGGCGGGAGGAGGACTCGGGTTTTACTCCCTGTTAGAATATAGATCCGGTTTCTAACAGTCATGTCATGTATAAGGTAAAACAAGATTGATAAAAGAACACTACATATTAACATCAAAGTTGAAAATTGTAGTAACCATTAGGACACTGGTTGATCAAATCACAAAACTAATTACTCTTTAATTAACAATTTCATCCAGACTCTGGTCTGGATGTTAGACACAATGCAGATCCAAGAGCCGGAATTTTGGCCAGAATTAGACTCAACATGCAATGCATGATAGCCAAAACCGAAGAGTCTGGGTAACTTGCAAGAGATAATTGGGGGAATTGGAAGATGAACATAAGTCCAGTAACATAACTAAGCACAGCCACTTTTCAATTCAATCGAAATGATTCATTTTATAACAATGTACTAAAATGAACaaaggaaatgaagaacaaacCAGGCTTGTAGAAGACAGACAACCCAAAATCAATGGCCTTAAGCTTAGCATCCTCATCCGGAGAATCAAACAAGAAATTTTCAGGCTTGAGATCGCGATGCATAACACCAAGAGCATGACAACCTTCCACAACTCCAACAATAGTTTTCATCAATTCCGCGGCTTTTTTCTCACTATAATGACCTTTTTGTACAATCCTATCGAAAAGTTCACCACCTTTACACAACTCCATCACAAGATGCACAAACACATTGTCCTCATAAGCCCCTTTAATCCTAACTACATTTGGATGTTCTGACAAATGGTGCATTATCTGAATCTCCCTCCAAACATCATCATAATCGTCTCTGCTTAAAAGCTTGCGTTTGGCAATCGATTTGCATGCAAAATTCTCCCCAGTAGATTTCTCCGTGCAATAATAGGTTGTTCCAAACTGGCCTTGTCCCAGTTTTCTGCCTAGCAAATAATGATCTCTGAGTCTCGGTGTTTGATATGGAAGAATAGATGTTGCCGGTTTCGAGGTTTTCGAGCCTGAAGAGGCTCCTGATGGTCTCTTCATTGATGGTATGTTTGTTCTCAGGTCAGATCAAACTATCCTATCTGTTTCACTTCTCTTTTCATCTCCATTTTTTGTCCAAGAAATCCTGAATTATAGTGGAGAAAATGAGGAAATTGTGATGGATCATTCTTTTTAATCTCTCTGTCTACTTTCTTTAAGCTGTTCTCATCTCTCTCGGTTGACATGTGTAAATGTTGGATGGTGGGGAAGTACCTGATTTTAACATTATAAACTCAATAAGAGAAACATACTAAAAAACCCAATAAAATAAAAATCTACAAGTAATACCCTTAATCCCCAAGAACTAATAATAACACCACAAATATTTGTTTGAAGAATGCAACTTCTTCAGATTTGTGTGTTCTAATTAAATACACACCTTAGAGTTTCTTCACATCTTCACAATTTGCTTGATGTATTCAAAACAGTCTCATTTTTAATACTACCCTTGATGCATTCAACAAAATTCAACAAAATTAAGAAGAGCAATGCAAGATATCCTACTAAAGTCTTTACCATAACTATATTACTAAAAGTCATTCGAGTACCACATCCCGGTTCACAACTACACTAACAAGCTGATCATATGCATTACACGTCCAAAATATTTAGCTATAGTTTAAATCTATAAAATACatccacaatttaaaataaaCGAGCTCCGACATCCTGTTTCCTGATTTCAAAAATAGTAAAGCTAACGTCCTGTTCCTCAATATCCAATAAGTTAAGACTCAACACCCTGTTTTGATCATGATATCCAAACGGTGTAGatctcatgcaactggctaaaatCGGTAGGAGTTAATGAGATCTTGTAAAGCTGCCTGAGCTTTTCTTCTCCAGGCCTATTAGAATTACTTGGCTCAGACTTGACAGATGATTTATTTGTGCTTGATGAAAGTGCCACGGATAACAACTTCTTCAACACACTTTGCATCTGGCGCCAGAAATGCTCATAGACAAATTTACTTTCATTTTGCAAGGAATCTGGAATTTCATCTTTAGATACATGCCGTCCTTCAAGCAGTACAGTGAAAGCTGCGTCCAGCATCTAAAaaaaaggtgaaatgcagttcaaataaaaaaaacaaataaCATTTTCCGTAACAAATACAATCCCTACGTAAGAAAGTTGAGTTCAAGACACGCAGATGCTTTCAAATGAAAACATATAATCAGCTGACTTGATGACATTTCCCACGTCTCAATATCTAAATATTTAAAACAATTTGACGTTTCACAGTACTGCACAATAAGTTTAGCAACGTGTCTCCTATTTCATATAACTCAGCGCCTCCCTCTTTAAGACAGCTCACTGGAGagaatatattattaatttttttaggTACAAGAAAACCTTTTTAGTTCAGCTAAAATGGATGCATTGCTACAGTCAAAGATATCTATAAGCAATATATATTGAAGAAAAGCTCATTATGATGAGAGGCATACCAAATTCAAGTTTAATGCGCTTGACATGCTCAATGACAGCTCTGATATCTCTATTAGAATCGTCAGGTACATCATTGAATGTGTTCTTGGCCCATAAAATTCTAGGGCCTTCCGCCAATTCCTCTCGGCCAAGGAAGCATACTGTTTCACTCTTTGAATACCACTGGCCTTACCTTTCGAAAGATTGGTTTTCTTCTGATCTGACTCCAATAATTTTAGGCAACGATCTCTTTGGACAAAACCCAGTTGAAAAAATGCAAAGGCAGCCTCTTGTTTGCGCAGATCACCCAGTGATTCATAAAGTTTAATTGCCTCCCTCATGGCATCACTGGCTGACATCTCACGATTTTTTAGTACCTTTTTAGTTCTTTCAACACCAGGAAGAATACTGTCCTCAGAGGATCCATTTCCATAAACCTTCGCGACTGTATCTTCTGTGGCCAGAAGCATGCCGAGTCTGAGATAAGTATTCGCAAGCTGTGTATGTACTTCATCCTTCAAGCTGCTCGGGACAGAACTAGCTTCTTCATCAAGAGCATTTAACTCTACCTTGGCTGCTTCATAATACCTCAGTGACTCCGCATATTCTTGCTTTGCAGTCTCAACTATTTGATTGTAAGCATTATTGTAACTTGTATGATGCATGAAATCATCACGCTTTGACGCCACATTTTCAGCCAAAGTTCGCCTTCCATGACCCATATTacaattaattaatataatatttgtaTGGTCAGAAGCTTCTTTAAATGACTTTACTGCTTCAACAAATGCAAGTTCGGCTCTTCGCAACTCTTTTCTTTCAAGCAATTTTCGGCCCAATTCATTACAAACCCATCCTTTCTTTTTAAGGACTGCTTGTAGGTCTGCTAAATGAGCGGGATCACCACCTAAAACTTTCCTAGCTGCTTCATAACAACCCAAGGAAGCAGAAAGATTAAACTCGGCATCAGCGTTTGATGGAGCTTCAAGATACCTAAATATACCCCCATTTTTCGGCTTTGATTCCCGGTGTGGAGTTTCAGAATTTGTAGGCGATAAATGATTCAACTCATGAGTAGATTCGGCAGAATCACCTGTCAACATATCAGAAGCGCGTTCTGGGATATCAATTTTGTTCTTCCTCGGGTATCCGCTATCTAAATTCACTCCACAACTCTCTTTGCTTCGATCAGAATCAGCCACATCTTTTTCAAAACGATAGGAGATGCTTTTGGCAGTTACTTTTTTACTCTGCTTTCTTGAATCTCCTCTACTGCTGCTTGCACTGTTACCGCTGCTGGCCCTATCACTCTTGCAACTGCAGTTAACCAAAGAACACGAACTACAATTCTCAAGTGGACCCAACTTCTTATTAAGCCTTTTGACCTCCTTTAAAACTTCAGATGACATTTTTAACTCCCTCCTGAAAGGATTTCTCTTTACTTGTGGGGAGACATCTTTACCTTTTACCATGTGAAACTCAACATGCACGTCACCAACTAAAGTCCATGCCTTGGCCCAGAAAAGGTATGTAGATGACAATTGCTCAGAAGTAAAAAAATCACTATCGGCCCTAGACTTCCCCTCTATTGCACCACTTATAGGTTTG
This window contains:
- the LOC141672694 gene encoding large ribosomal subunit protein bL21c, with product MALTLSPSSLSSSSYSLSSPKQNPLSLSLSKPTCNFLSHHFSSLTLSTSLKPTFSFVTRLSQTDSSAVVESESGPETGSGPELEEAQVVESQVVEESSDEAKKEGVFAVVMIGGRQYIVFPGRFLYTQRLKGANVNDKVILNKVLLVGTKTSTYLGQPVVPNAAVHAVVEEQGLNDKVIVYKYKKKKNYRRNIGHRQPNTRIRIMGITGYENSPALTLP
- the LOC141672692 gene encoding calcium-dependent protein kinase 4-like, giving the protein MKRPSGASSGSKTSKPATSILPYQTPRLRDHYLLGRKLGQGQFGTTYYCTEKSTGENFACKSIAKRKLLSRDDYDDVWREIQIMHHLSEHPNVVRIKGAYEDNVFVHLVMELCKGGELFDRIVQKGHYSEKKAAELMKTIVGVVEGCHALGVMHRDLKPENFLFDSPDEDAKLKAIDFGLSVFYKPGHYLTEVVGSPYYVAPEVLHKYYGPEVDVWSAGVILYILLCGVPPFWAETDSGIFRAILKGNIDFKSEPWPSISDGAKDLIRKMLDRSPKQRITAHEVLCHPWIVDDIAPDKPLDSAVLSRLKQFSAMNKLKKMALRVIAESLSEEEIGGLKQLFKMIDTDNSGTITFEELQNGLKRVGSNLMESEIQDLMNAADIDNSGTIDYGEFLAATLHINKMEREENLVRAFAFFDKDGSGYITIDELQQACKDFGLGDVKLDEMIKEVDQDNDGRIDYNEFVAMMKKGAEAGAGIGSRTMRGNLNFNLAEALGATDSTGLEGALDSLKVEQAPGKPEDASASADT